One window of Dysgonomonas mossii genomic DNA carries:
- the ribD gene encoding bifunctional diaminohydroxyphosphoribosylaminopyrimidine deaminase/5-amino-6-(5-phosphoribosylamino)uracil reductase RibD: MTVDEKYMYRCLQLALNGKGFVSPNPMVGAVVVHNDKIIGEGFHREYGKAHAEVNAIASVKDKSLLKESTIYVSLEPCAHQGKTPPCAQLIIDNQIPHVVIACLDPYPAVSGRGIKMLQDAGIKVDVGILEREAWELNKEFFTIQTKGRPYIYLKWAQTQDGFIDKARGEKDIPQPTPISNEFSKMLVHKKRAVVPAIMIGTNTAIKDNPSLTTRHWYGKNPVRVILDRQGRIPLDYTIFDGKVETLVFTEKESFPKLEKVTFIQIPFDENLLENIFTTLKKRKIISVLVEGGQELLQSIIDKRLWDEAFIEISGITFNNGVRAPIIAGHILNEINWGASKHIHIRLA; this comes from the coding sequence ATGACTGTTGACGAAAAATATATGTATCGTTGCCTGCAACTGGCTCTCAATGGAAAAGGATTTGTAAGTCCCAATCCGATGGTGGGTGCTGTAGTAGTTCACAACGATAAGATAATAGGAGAAGGCTTCCACCGTGAGTATGGCAAAGCCCATGCCGAAGTGAACGCCATCGCCAGCGTGAAAGACAAATCATTGCTCAAAGAGTCTACCATCTATGTATCACTCGAACCATGTGCACATCAAGGAAAAACACCTCCATGTGCACAACTGATTATCGACAACCAGATTCCGCATGTAGTAATCGCATGTCTCGACCCCTACCCTGCTGTTTCGGGACGAGGAATAAAGATGCTGCAAGATGCCGGTATAAAGGTTGATGTAGGAATATTGGAGCGGGAAGCATGGGAGCTAAACAAAGAGTTCTTTACCATACAAACAAAAGGCAGACCATATATATACCTCAAGTGGGCACAGACTCAGGATGGTTTTATAGACAAAGCCAGAGGCGAGAAAGACATTCCTCAGCCAACGCCGATATCGAATGAGTTTTCGAAAATGCTTGTACATAAGAAAAGAGCAGTTGTTCCTGCAATTATGATAGGTACAAATACGGCAATAAAAGACAATCCGTCGCTTACGACACGACATTGGTATGGAAAAAACCCCGTACGTGTCATACTCGACAGGCAAGGACGCATACCGCTCGATTATACGATTTTTGATGGAAAAGTAGAAACGCTTGTATTCACCGAAAAGGAGTCTTTTCCGAAGCTGGAGAAAGTTACTTTCATCCAAATTCCATTCGACGAAAACCTGTTGGAGAATATATTCACGACACTCAAAAAGCGGAAAATCATTTCGGTACTCGTTGAGGGAGGACAAGAATTGCTTCAAAGTATTATAGATAAACGATTGTGGGATGAAGCCTTCATAGAAATTTCGGGCATTACATTCAACAATGGAGTACGAGCTCCCATCATTGCGGGGCATATCTTAAATGAAATAAATTGGGGGGCTTCTAAACACATTCATATACGTTTAGCCTAA
- a CDS encoding RidA family protein, protein MKKIISTNNAPAAIGPYSQAIEVNGMVFLSGQLPIDPATGDFPEGGAKEQTEQCFKNIKAILTEAGLTTDNIVKTTVLLNDIAHFGAMNEVYATQFSGTFPARSAFAVKDLPKGALVEIEVIAAK, encoded by the coding sequence ATGAAAAAAATAATTTCAACGAATAATGCACCTGCGGCAATAGGGCCATACAGCCAGGCTATAGAAGTAAATGGGATGGTATTTCTTTCCGGACAACTTCCTATCGATCCGGCAACGGGTGATTTTCCCGAAGGCGGCGCTAAGGAACAAACCGAACAATGTTTCAAAAACATTAAAGCGATCCTTACCGAAGCAGGTCTTACAACCGACAATATTGTAAAAACTACCGTATTGCTAAACGACATAGCTCACTTTGGGGCAATGAACGAGGTGTATGCTACACAGTTTTCGGGAACATTCCCCGCACGTTCGGCTTTTGCTGTCAAAGACCTGCCAAAAGGAGCATTGGTGGAGATAGAAGTAATCGCAGCCAAATAA
- the rlmB gene encoding 23S rRNA (guanosine(2251)-2'-O)-methyltransferase RlmB, with the protein MKEKEMIFGIRAIIEAIEAGKEIDKVIVKRELQGDLSKELFALLKSRDIAVQRVPNERLDRFTRKNHQGVIAFLSAITYEHIEDIIPFLYEQGKDPFILVLDGITDVRNFGAIARTCEVAGVDAIVIPAKGSVTVNADAIKTSAGALLKIPVCKEQSLTNAIQFLKNSGIKVVAATERGADDYTSVDYSGPIAFVMGAEDTGVSNDNLRIADNLVKIPQFGTIGSLNVSVAAGVLIYEVIRQKGIK; encoded by the coding sequence ATGAAAGAGAAAGAAATGATTTTCGGCATACGTGCTATAATAGAAGCCATAGAAGCCGGAAAAGAAATAGATAAAGTAATTGTAAAACGTGAACTTCAAGGAGACCTTTCGAAAGAATTGTTTGCTTTGCTAAAATCACGAGACATTGCGGTGCAACGTGTACCCAACGAACGCCTCGACCGTTTTACACGCAAAAACCACCAGGGGGTAATTGCCTTCCTTTCGGCTATCACATACGAGCATATCGAAGATATTATTCCTTTCTTGTACGAGCAGGGGAAAGACCCCTTCATTCTAGTACTGGATGGAATCACCGATGTGCGCAACTTCGGAGCCATTGCACGTACGTGTGAAGTAGCGGGTGTAGATGCAATCGTTATACCGGCAAAGGGTAGTGTAACCGTAAATGCCGATGCCATAAAAACATCAGCAGGAGCATTGCTCAAAATCCCTGTATGCAAGGAGCAAAGCCTTACCAATGCAATTCAATTCCTGAAAAATAGCGGAATAAAAGTAGTTGCAGCCACCGAGCGTGGTGCTGATGACTATACATCTGTAGACTACTCAGGCCCTATAGCTTTTGTGATGGGTGCAGAAGACACGGGAGTATCGAACGACAATTTGCGAATAGCAGACAATCTTGTAAAAATACCTCAATTCGGCACAATAGGCTCACTCAATGTATCTGTTGCAGCCGGAGTACTGATTTATGAAGTGATACGTCAGAAGGGCATAAAATAA
- a CDS encoding amino acid permease, which produces MNLNSFIRKKNIDSISGEGDSIGSGMKRVLGVRDLTLFGIAAIVGAGIFSTIGRAAFHGGPAVSLLFVFVAIACIFTALCYAQFASMISVSGSAYTYTYVSLGEIFAWTIGWALILEYAVSNMVIAISWSEYFTTLLQGFGIQWPDWLAIGYATAYKAHNAVLHGGTDLPAHILKAAQIYQNAPELFGSKILINLPAGLVVTALTFLVFLGIKESKTLNNLLVYLKIGIILAVILIGAFFVKPENWSPFAPNGIQGVLGGVAAVFFAFIGFDSISTTAEESKNPQRDMPRAMLYCLGICTILYVAIALVLTGMVNYKNLGVDDPLAYVFQLVNMDFVAGVISFTAIIAITSAILVFQIGQPRIWMTMSRDGLLWPKFSKIHPKYKTPSFSTIITGIVVCIPSLFLDMQFVVDLTSVGTFFAFILVCSGVLFLDHKGESKKAKFKVPYINGQYIIFILFIVGVSLFIGKTDYTEVIVSKPLLIVFWAIWLGLSVAAFRYKFSLLPVLGILTNLYLMTELGWSNWVMFLIWLAIGLIIYFGYGYKKSKLALQRREVGNPKNLV; this is translated from the coding sequence ATGAATTTAAATTCTTTTATAAGAAAAAAGAACATCGATAGCATCTCCGGCGAGGGCGATTCTATCGGCTCGGGAATGAAAAGAGTACTCGGTGTGAGAGACCTGACGCTTTTCGGTATTGCTGCGATTGTAGGCGCAGGTATTTTCAGCACGATAGGGCGTGCAGCTTTTCATGGAGGACCGGCAGTGTCGCTCCTTTTTGTTTTTGTTGCCATAGCCTGTATCTTCACAGCGTTGTGTTATGCTCAGTTTGCATCTATGATATCAGTGAGTGGAAGTGCGTACACATACACCTATGTGTCGTTAGGCGAAATATTTGCATGGACAATAGGCTGGGCACTGATACTCGAATATGCTGTATCAAATATGGTGATAGCAATTTCGTGGTCTGAATATTTCACCACCCTGCTGCAAGGGTTTGGCATACAGTGGCCCGACTGGCTCGCCATAGGATACGCCACGGCGTACAAAGCCCATAATGCAGTACTGCATGGAGGTACAGACCTGCCTGCACACATACTAAAGGCTGCCCAAATATATCAGAATGCCCCCGAACTTTTCGGCTCAAAAATATTGATCAACCTGCCTGCGGGACTTGTAGTTACCGCACTTACTTTTCTTGTCTTCTTGGGGATAAAGGAATCTAAAACGCTCAATAATTTATTGGTATATCTCAAAATAGGAATAATACTTGCCGTAATCCTTATCGGAGCATTTTTTGTAAAACCCGAAAACTGGTCTCCTTTTGCACCAAATGGCATACAAGGGGTTCTCGGGGGTGTGGCTGCTGTCTTCTTTGCCTTCATCGGCTTCGATTCGATATCTACCACAGCCGAAGAAAGCAAAAATCCACAACGGGACATGCCGCGTGCAATGCTCTACTGCTTGGGGATATGTACCATATTGTATGTTGCAATAGCACTTGTACTCACGGGAATGGTAAACTATAAAAACTTGGGTGTAGACGACCCTTTAGCATACGTATTCCAATTGGTAAATATGGACTTTGTGGCAGGGGTAATATCTTTTACAGCGATAATTGCCATCACAAGCGCAATACTCGTCTTCCAGATCGGGCAACCCCGTATATGGATGACAATGAGCCGCGACGGATTGCTATGGCCTAAGTTCTCGAAAATTCATCCCAAATATAAGACTCCGTCCTTCTCCACTATTATTACAGGGATTGTAGTCTGTATACCTTCATTGTTTCTCGACATGCAATTTGTAGTCGATCTTACCAGCGTAGGTACATTCTTTGCATTTATCCTTGTGTGTTCGGGAGTACTGTTTCTCGATCATAAAGGAGAAAGTAAAAAGGCTAAATTTAAGGTTCCCTACATAAATGGGCAATATATCATTTTTATATTATTCATAGTTGGAGTATCTTTGTTTATTGGTAAAACCGATTATACAGAAGTTATTGTCAGCAAACCCTTACTGATAGTCTTTTGGGCTATATGGTTGGGATTGTCTGTTGCGGCATTCAGGTATAAGTTTTCGTTGCTACCCGTATTGGGAATCCTTACCAATTTATATCTGATGACAGAGTTGGGATGGTCTAACTGGGTAATGTTCCTTATATGGCTTGCAATCGGATTGATCATATATTTTGGATATGGATACAAAAAAAGTAAATTAGCATTGCAAAGACGAGAGGTAGGCAACCCGAAAAATTTAGTATAA
- a CDS encoding GNAT family N-acetyltransferase: protein MEIKIYTPDFKLEWDNFVRNSKNGTFLLYRDFIEYHGNRFKDYSLLFFEKGKLIALLPGHLENKVFYSHKGLTYGGMIMSKDTKAKNILSAFEYLTVTFRRQGIKKIVYKAIPHIYHQQPAEEDLYALFRNKAELTERNISSSILISEKIKYSELRKRGIKKAEKSDLKVKKSDNWEGFWKILEHNLQTRYNKQPVHSLEEILLLKKKFPKNIHLFTVKNADKDIVAGCLIFETKTVAHIQYIAASDEGKKKGATDLLVDHIISEAYPDKKYFDYGVSTEDNGLYLNEGLIEQKEGFGARATVYDIYTINL, encoded by the coding sequence ATGGAAATTAAAATATACACGCCCGACTTCAAGCTCGAATGGGATAATTTTGTTCGCAATTCGAAAAATGGCACATTTCTTTTATATCGGGATTTTATAGAATATCACGGCAACCGCTTTAAAGACTATTCTCTACTCTTCTTCGAAAAAGGGAAATTGATTGCCCTTCTGCCGGGACATCTCGAAAACAAAGTGTTTTATTCTCACAAGGGATTGACATACGGCGGTATGATAATGAGTAAGGATACAAAAGCAAAAAATATATTATCTGCATTTGAATACCTGACCGTCACATTTCGCAGGCAAGGGATAAAGAAGATTGTTTACAAAGCTATTCCTCATATCTATCATCAGCAACCCGCAGAAGAAGACCTGTATGCCCTCTTTCGCAACAAAGCGGAGCTTACAGAACGGAATATATCATCGTCGATACTTATCTCCGAAAAAATAAAATATTCTGAACTCCGAAAACGAGGAATAAAAAAAGCAGAAAAGAGTGATCTGAAAGTAAAGAAATCTGACAATTGGGAAGGTTTTTGGAAAATCTTGGAACATAATCTGCAAACACGATACAACAAACAGCCGGTGCATTCTTTGGAAGAAATTCTTTTATTGAAAAAGAAATTCCCGAAAAACATACATCTCTTTACCGTAAAAAATGCGGATAAGGATATAGTTGCAGGCTGCCTTATTTTCGAAACCAAAACAGTTGCACATATCCAATACATTGCAGCATCAGACGAGGGAAAGAAAAAGGGAGCTACAGATTTGCTGGTAGACCATATAATAAGTGAAGCATATCCCGACAAGAAATACTTCGACTATGGGGTTTCCACCGAAGACAACGGATTGTATCTCAACGAGGGGCTCATAGAGCAAAAAGAAGGCTTTGGAGCGAGAGCCACAGTATATGACATTTATACAATCAATTTATAA
- a CDS encoding sugar 3,4-ketoisomerase codes for MERDSFIELPTITDHRGKLTFAEIGQHIPFDISCVSLITQKQDLEKNEQILIALQGVVEISVHNKRYTLDKPHQAFYTQDKGEIKCISENAIGLIISSDKKSITSTKKASSSKKYAVSDCALIPLEENKNIANYIPFTVKRVFYIYDIPAGERRGMHAHKLCHEILIAIKGNFEVELNDGINKKTVTLDSSSYGLHIPPGIWAVETEYSPNARCMALASDEYDPMNYIHSYSDFIKYRQDGN; via the coding sequence ATGGAGAGAGACAGTTTTATCGAATTACCAACCATCACAGACCATCGGGGCAAGCTTACCTTTGCCGAAATAGGGCAGCATATACCGTTCGATATCTCTTGTGTTTCGCTGATTACGCAAAAGCAAGACTTAGAAAAGAACGAACAGATATTGATTGCTTTGCAAGGCGTTGTAGAAATATCCGTTCACAATAAAAGATATACACTCGATAAACCTCACCAAGCATTTTATACTCAAGACAAAGGCGAGATAAAATGCATATCGGAAAATGCAATAGGTTTGATTATATCATCTGATAAGAAATCTATAACTTCAACTAAAAAGGCTTCTTCGTCAAAAAAATATGCAGTATCAGATTGTGCGCTTATCCCTCTGGAGGAGAATAAAAATATAGCAAACTATATCCCCTTTACCGTAAAGCGGGTTTTCTATATCTATGATATCCCCGCAGGAGAAAGAAGAGGGATGCATGCCCATAAGCTTTGTCACGAAATACTGATCGCCATAAAGGGCAATTTCGAAGTAGAGTTGAATGACGGGATAAATAAAAAAACAGTCACCCTTGATAGCTCTTCTTACGGGCTTCATATTCCTCCGGGTATATGGGCGGTAGAGACAGAGTATTCGCCGAATGCAAGATGTATGGCATTAGCATCCGACGAGTATGATCCTATGAATTACATTCATTCTTATTCAGATTTCATCAAATACCGTCAGGATGGAAATTAA